Proteins encoded together in one candidate division WOR-3 bacterium window:
- a CDS encoding heavy metal translocating P-type ATPase, whose protein sequence is MADKIHIDPVCRMEVAEGTEAGRWEYKGKIYYFCSRNCLELFQANPEQFLNPDTPEKTEKPLAGKKTETAILSVGGMHCAGCARTVEKALTRLPGVVLAQVNFAAEEAMVEFDPKTTSVEQFQKALADAGYELRTIKEDPTAIARELNRAKRRMVWSWILVIPPMVLMVLHLTGLFHLPMSIMTAIELVFGFAVLLGPGRNTLKNAFNSVKVGAASMDVLITLGTIAALISGIAVLLGLKVENLGRVAGMLLAVYLTGRFLEARAKGKAADAIRKLMALGVRTARILLNGVEVEVPVNRLKPGDIMLVRPGEKIPTDGKIVEGQTAVDESMATGESLPVERKPGDEVIGATINQTGFIKVAVTRVGKDTFLSQVIRLVEEAQSKKIPIQALADRITSWFVPVIISLALLTALLWFFFAPNLKPLLIWAHTFLPWVNPELSRLSLALFAGIAVLVIACPCALGLATPTALMVASGVAASKGIIFRSGDALQTLRRVKAIVFDKTGTITQGKPRVVDILPLPGITKEHLLALASAVEQGSEHLLARAVIQAAKEANVTPLPATAITAQPGFGVTGLVANEPVAVGKLELIKNLGIDPAPLESLANASATNGTLLYVATQHHPLGVIVVADIPRPNSAEAIAELKNLGITPIMLTGDNPQTAGIIARQVGIDRFIAGLLPAAKKKTIEELRAELGAVAMVGDGINDAPALKAADVGIALGTGTDVAIAASDVTLIRGELSAVVQAVKLSRATFKKIKQNLFWALFYNLLAIPLATLGLLHPIIAEAAMALSSLNVVTNSLRLRRTPL, encoded by the coding sequence ATGGCAGACAAGATTCACATTGACCCGGTCTGCAGGATGGAGGTAGCCGAAGGAACTGAAGCGGGCAGATGGGAATATAAGGGAAAGATTTATTACTTCTGTAGTAGGAACTGTCTTGAACTGTTTCAGGCTAACCCCGAACAGTTTTTGAATCCTGACACCCCAGAGAAAACGGAGAAACCACTTGCCGGGAAAAAGACCGAAACCGCAATTTTAAGTGTTGGCGGGATGCACTGCGCGGGCTGTGCCCGAACAGTTGAAAAGGCGCTAACCAGACTGCCCGGTGTTGTGCTGGCGCAAGTAAACTTTGCTGCCGAAGAGGCGATGGTTGAATTTGACCCGAAAACAACTTCGGTCGAACAGTTCCAGAAGGCGCTTGCCGATGCCGGTTACGAACTCCGCACGATAAAAGAAGACCCAACCGCAATCGCCCGAGAACTGAACCGGGCAAAACGCCGTATGGTCTGGTCCTGGATTCTGGTTATTCCACCGATGGTTTTGATGGTTCTTCACCTTACCGGGCTGTTTCATCTACCGATGTCAATAATGACGGCAATAGAACTGGTATTTGGCTTTGCGGTCCTGCTTGGACCGGGAAGAAACACCTTAAAAAACGCCTTCAACTCGGTAAAGGTTGGCGCCGCATCAATGGATGTGTTAATCACTCTTGGTACCATTGCGGCGCTCATTTCGGGCATTGCCGTCCTTCTGGGCTTAAAGGTCGAAAACCTGGGCCGGGTTGCCGGAATGCTTCTCGCGGTTTATCTCACCGGTAGATTCCTTGAAGCCCGGGCAAAGGGCAAAGCCGCGGATGCGATTCGCAAACTGATGGCGCTGGGTGTGCGCACCGCTCGCATCCTTCTCAATGGTGTTGAGGTTGAAGTCCCGGTCAACAGATTAAAACCGGGCGACATTATGCTCGTGCGCCCGGGTGAGAAAATCCCGACCGATGGCAAAATTGTCGAGGGCCAAACTGCGGTTGATGAGTCAATGGCAACCGGCGAATCACTGCCCGTGGAGCGCAAACCGGGCGATGAGGTGATTGGCGCAACTATCAACCAGACCGGATTCATCAAGGTTGCCGTAACCCGGGTCGGCAAAGACACCTTTCTTTCCCAGGTGATTCGCCTGGTTGAGGAGGCGCAGAGCAAAAAGATTCCGATTCAGGCACTTGCCGACCGTATCACCAGTTGGTTTGTGCCGGTTATCATCAGCCTTGCCCTTCTGACCGCACTTTTGTGGTTCTTTTTTGCCCCGAACCTTAAACCGCTCCTCATTTGGGCGCACACCTTTCTTCCCTGGGTCAATCCTGAACTTTCCCGGCTTTCCCTTGCCCTGTTTGCCGGTATTGCGGTCCTCGTGATTGCCTGTCCCTGCGCTTTGGGTCTGGCAACGCCAACCGCATTGATGGTTGCCAGCGGAGTTGCTGCCAGCAAAGGGATTATCTTCCGTTCCGGCGATGCGCTCCAAACCCTGCGTCGGGTCAAGGCGATTGTTTTTGACAAAACCGGCACCATCACTCAGGGTAAACCCCGGGTGGTTGACATCCTGCCTTTGCCCGGCATAACAAAGGAGCACCTCCTTGCCCTTGCCAGTGCTGTGGAGCAGGGTTCAGAACATCTCCTTGCCCGTGCCGTGATTCAGGCAGCAAAAGAGGCAAATGTGACCCCGCTGCCCGCAACCGCAATCACCGCCCAACCCGGGTTCGGTGTCACCGGTCTGGTGGCAAATGAACCGGTTGCGGTCGGCAAATTAGAACTGATAAAAAATCTCGGCATCGACCCCGCGCCGTTAGAATCGCTTGCGAATGCCAGCGCAACAAACGGCACCCTGCTCTATGTCGCAACCCAACACCACCCCTTGGGGGTCATCGTTGTCGCCGACATCCCGAGACCCAATTCCGCGGAGGCGATTGCCGAACTGAAAAACCTGGGCATCACGCCGATAATGCTCACCGGTGACAATCCGCAAACTGCGGGCATCATCGCCCGGCAGGTTGGTATCGACCGCTTCATCGCCGGACTCCTGCCTGCGGCAAAGAAAAAAACAATCGAAGAACTGCGTGCCGAGTTGGGCGCAGTAGCGATGGTCGGCGACGGCATCAACGACGCCCCGGCGCTCAAAGCGGCTGATGTCGGCATCGCGCTCGGCACCGGCACCGATGTCGCAATCGCCGCCTCGGATGTCACCTTGATTCGGGGCGAACTCAGCGCTGTGGTCCAGGCGGTAAAACTGTCCCGCGCCACATTTAAAAAGATTAAGCAAAACCTTTTCTGGGCGTTGTTCTACAACCTCCTGGCAATTCCGCTCGCGACCCTCGGCTTACTGCACCCGATAATTGCCGAAGCGGCGATGGCACTCTCCTCCCTCAATGTTGTCACCAACTCCCTGCGTCTGCGCCGCACACCACTCTAA
- a CDS encoding TMEM198/TM7SF3 family protein codes for MEPNRLTVVAIVATFLGLLICFFGYRLLRFTLAVVGLALGAYLGSFIALTLHSTVPITAVIVIVLSIVGALLMSLLLKLGIFLLGAAGAVLLARTLIGTATGYHLLIKLLAGVVGGVLALLISRPVLCLLTAFIGSWSAVTGIFSLLMHNTNWNWRGLSSPLLTLSWVCLAIVGFLVQVSARRKRKHNTPPEKR; via the coding sequence ATGGAACCGAACCGGCTAACAGTCGTCGCCATTGTCGCAACATTTCTTGGACTTCTGATATGCTTTTTCGGGTATCGTCTGCTTCGGTTCACCCTTGCGGTTGTCGGATTGGCGCTGGGCGCCTACCTTGGCAGTTTCATCGCCCTGACCCTTCACAGCACCGTTCCAATAACCGCCGTCATCGTCATTGTCCTGTCAATCGTTGGCGCGCTTCTGATGTCCTTACTGTTAAAACTGGGCATTTTTCTGCTCGGCGCCGCGGGGGCGGTCTTACTCGCTCGCACTTTGATTGGTACCGCCACAGGCTATCACCTCTTAATCAAATTACTTGCCGGTGTCGTGGGCGGTGTTCTCGCCCTTTTAATAAGTCGTCCGGTTCTGTGCCTCTTGACCGCCTTTATCGGCTCCTGGTCGGCAGTTACCGGTATCTTCTCTCTTTTGATGCATAACACCAACTGGAACTGGCGCGGCTTAAGTTCGCCCCTGCTTACGCTGTCCTGGGTTTGCCTTGCCATTGTTGGATTTCTTGTCCAGGTTTCTGCCCGCCGAAAAAGAAAACATAACACCCCGCCCGAGAAGAGATAA
- a CDS encoding BPL-N domain-containing protein, producing the protein MRCSKHLFLILLPACVFTTSATEGFYKDIFMDGGTGLTHRLRLYAAESLGLTLELLAYDDSALMHSIMVNNPADANGYLLYPDGAPRFRLLYTNGGDAGRHGRALGDTGRQRIRDFCARGGTYIGTCAGAYLAALSHQDSGVFPYFYHLWPGRVKATGITSSATGHFVPESSPLLRYYNFGGDYYIANVPHNGGCFANESLDFPPETEILLRYDTTGHRAHRKVSCWAWKGADTSGRIVLTGSHPEGYSYGERLQFMMGMIRYALDGQGVPRLKGVLANGVPRLMNMPTGSDPAFIMIGDRQYHHFACDIPPGCETLSVYLTGADSTDFNLYLHFGDFAFRSIAEYADTNPGNIKLLRVNFPVSGRWFIGVECATTVAVSGDSFPVYSGRIDVLNGVPYQVVARWGPIGIAENRGTDQRLFRFTSNPFRTTFTVNVPENVSQVMIVDRSGRVCARAPENGLTFSSNVIKWHPDRAIEPGVYHILIRTGVRTLRLRLVYLGR; encoded by the coding sequence TTGCGGTGCTCTAAACACCTCTTTTTAATCCTCCTGCCCGCCTGCGTGTTTACCACTTCAGCAACCGAAGGTTTTTACAAAGACATCTTTATGGATGGCGGCACCGGCTTGACCCATCGTCTGCGTCTCTATGCTGCCGAAAGTCTCGGTTTAACGCTGGAACTTCTGGCGTACGATGACAGTGCCCTGATGCATTCCATTATGGTCAATAACCCGGCTGACGCCAACGGTTATCTTCTCTATCCGGATGGCGCGCCACGTTTCCGGCTCCTCTACACGAATGGCGGCGATGCGGGCCGACATGGCAGAGCCTTAGGCGATACCGGACGGCAACGCATCCGTGACTTCTGCGCCCGGGGTGGCACATACATCGGCACCTGTGCCGGTGCCTATCTTGCCGCCCTGAGTCATCAAGACAGTGGTGTTTTCCCCTACTTCTATCACCTCTGGCCCGGAAGGGTAAAGGCGACCGGCATCACCTCATCGGCAACAGGCCATTTTGTCCCGGAATCGTCACCCTTGTTGCGCTACTACAACTTTGGCGGCGATTATTACATCGCCAATGTCCCGCACAACGGTGGCTGCTTCGCCAACGAGTCCCTTGACTTTCCACCTGAAACAGAAATCCTGCTCCGCTACGACACCACCGGGCATCGGGCGCATCGCAAGGTCAGTTGCTGGGCATGGAAAGGAGCGGACACCAGTGGTCGAATTGTCCTCACCGGTTCCCATCCCGAAGGCTACAGTTATGGCGAGCGGCTGCAGTTTATGATGGGGATGATTCGTTATGCCCTTGACGGTCAAGGTGTGCCGCGCCTTAAAGGAGTACTCGCCAATGGTGTGCCCCGGCTGATGAACATGCCCACCGGTAGCGACCCGGCATTCATTATGATTGGCGACCGGCAGTACCACCACTTTGCCTGTGACATCCCGCCGGGCTGTGAAACACTGTCCGTATATCTAACCGGTGCCGACTCCACCGATTTTAACCTGTATCTCCACTTTGGCGATTTTGCCTTTCGCTCTATTGCCGAGTATGCGGACACGAACCCGGGCAACATCAAACTCCTTCGGGTAAACTTCCCAGTCTCGGGCCGCTGGTTTATTGGCGTGGAGTGTGCTACCACAGTTGCTGTTTCGGGCGACAGTTTTCCGGTATATTCCGGACGCATTGATGTCCTGAACGGTGTTCCTTATCAGGTTGTTGCCCGCTGGGGACCGATTGGCATTGCCGAAAACAGGGGTACAGACCAGAGACTGTTCCGTTTTACTTCCAACCCATTCCGCACTACTTTTACGGTCAATGTGCCGGAAAATGTGTCACAGGTAATGATTGTTGACAGAAGCGGTAGAGTCTGTGCCCGCGCGCCGGAAAACGGCTTGACTTTCAGTTCAAATGTCATTAAGTGGCACCCCGACCGTGCGATTGAGCCGGGCGTTTACCACATCTTGATACGCACCGGTGTCAGAACCCTGCGGTTACGCCTCGTTTATCTCGGTCGTTAA
- a CDS encoding nitroreductase family protein has product MEVRMTVSEAINSRRAYRSLAPVAINERLIQDLTNCAQLAPTCFNNQPARFVFVYDPKILEQLKPAFSKGNEWCFAASMVIAVFAEKEADCVIHDREYYLFDTGIQTAFLILRATELGLVAHPIAGYSPKKVREILNIPERFTIITLILIGKHADTISPVLSEKQVEWEKTRPERLPQEKVMFLNRYTGD; this is encoded by the coding sequence ATGGAGGTTAGAATGACGGTATCAGAAGCAATTAACTCCCGCCGCGCTTACCGCTCGCTGGCACCGGTTGCGATTAACGAGCGGTTGATTCAGGACCTGACCAATTGTGCCCAGTTGGCGCCCACCTGTTTCAACAATCAACCGGCGCGGTTTGTGTTTGTCTATGACCCGAAAATTCTTGAGCAACTGAAACCCGCGTTCAGCAAGGGAAACGAATGGTGCTTTGCCGCCTCAATGGTCATTGCGGTGTTTGCCGAAAAGGAGGCGGACTGCGTCATTCACGACCGGGAGTACTACCTTTTTGACACCGGTATCCAGACCGCCTTCCTCATCCTGCGGGCAACTGAACTGGGACTTGTTGCCCACCCCATTGCCGGTTATAGTCCCAAAAAGGTGCGTGAAATTCTCAACATCCCGGAACGGTTTACCATCATTACCCTGATTCTGATTGGTAAACACGCTGATACCATCAGCCCGGTCCTATCCGAAAAGCAGGTGGAATGGGAAAAAACCCGGCCCGAACGGCTTCCTCAAGAAAAAGTGATGTTCCTCAACCGTTACACCGGAGATTGA
- the mnmA gene encoding tRNA 2-thiouridine(34) synthase MnmA yields the protein MRVVVALSGGVDSSVAAALLKEQGYEVIGVTMRLYDEPSTTAPNPGCCGSEAVKSARRVALVLDIPFYTLDLRNQFRHQVIEHFITEYAQGRTPNPCVRCNQLIKFGALREKARQFDARFIATGHHARRKKDAQGVWHLYKGVDPNKDQSYFLYTLTQQQLAELLLPIGEYTKEEVRKLAADFGLPNAQRPESQEICFVPDNDYAAFLKQMRPEIFQPGPIYDTNGNLLGEHHGIAHFTVGQRKGLKIALGERRYVVRIDPRRNAVIIGFEQDVYHRVVNASDASWISGKPPDDMTRVWAKVRYQGTGSWAELKIQSENRVRVVFDQPQWAPTPGQAVVFWQGEEVLGGATIESSER from the coding sequence ATGCGGGTCGTGGTGGCGCTGTCCGGCGGTGTTGACTCTTCGGTCGCCGCCGCACTCCTCAAAGAGCAGGGCTACGAAGTAATCGGTGTAACGATGCGCCTCTACGATGAACCTTCAACAACCGCCCCGAACCCGGGCTGCTGTGGTTCGGAGGCGGTAAAAAGTGCCCGGCGTGTTGCGCTCGTTCTGGACATCCCCTTCTACACCCTTGACCTCCGCAATCAGTTCCGGCACCAGGTCATTGAACATTTCATCACCGAGTACGCGCAAGGCAGAACACCAAACCCCTGTGTGCGCTGTAACCAGTTGATAAAATTTGGTGCCCTGCGGGAAAAGGCGCGGCAATTTGATGCCCGATTCATCGCCACCGGTCATCACGCCCGGCGGAAAAAAGACGCTCAGGGGGTTTGGCATCTTTACAAAGGTGTTGACCCGAACAAAGACCAGTCTTACTTCCTTTACACCTTAACCCAGCAGCAGCTGGCAGAACTTTTATTGCCAATCGGAGAATATACCAAGGAGGAGGTCCGGAAACTTGCCGCCGATTTCGGACTCCCCAATGCCCAACGCCCAGAAAGTCAGGAAATCTGTTTTGTGCCCGACAACGACTACGCCGCATTTCTGAAACAGATGCGCCCTGAAATCTTCCAGCCCGGACCAATCTACGACACAAACGGCAATCTACTTGGTGAACATCACGGCATCGCCCACTTCACCGTCGGTCAGCGCAAGGGTCTGAAAATCGCCCTGGGTGAACGCCGTTATGTTGTCAGAATTGACCCCCGGCGCAATGCGGTTATCATTGGTTTCGAACAGGATGTCTATCACCGGGTTGTGAACGCCTCAGACGCTTCCTGGATTTCTGGTAAACCACCTGATGATATGACCCGGGTCTGGGCAAAGGTTCGTTATCAGGGCACGGGCTCCTGGGCTGAGTTAAAAATTCAGTCCGAAAATCGTGTCCGGGTCGTTTTTGACCAGCCCCAATGGGCACCAACGCCCGGTCAGGCTGTTGTCTTCTGGCAGGGCGAAGAGGTTCTGGGCGGGGCAACAATTGAAAGCAGTGAACGATAA
- a CDS encoding sigma-70 family RNA polymerase sigma factor, whose amino-acid sequence MATGKTLQVAAPGLPVGDDELVRRAQRGNTEAFEELVRRYESRVYNITYRLLGNEEDAAEALQDTFIRAYRAISRFKFKSSFYTWLYRIATNVSLTKLRRRKTQDTISLDEPIKDTDDLQFDIPDSQYTPEQVFEQKRLREKLQEAIDRLPAEYRTVVVMRDLQGLSNEEVSKTLGLSVPAVKSRLHRGRMALREQLARYL is encoded by the coding sequence GTGGCAACAGGCAAAACCCTTCAAGTAGCCGCTCCCGGACTACCGGTCGGTGATGATGAACTGGTACGCCGGGCACAGCGCGGTAATACCGAGGCTTTTGAAGAACTGGTCCGGCGCTACGAGAGCCGAGTTTACAATATAACCTATCGGTTGCTCGGCAATGAGGAGGATGCCGCCGAAGCCCTCCAGGACACCTTCATCCGTGCCTATCGGGCAATCTCCCGGTTTAAATTCAAATCCAGTTTCTACACCTGGCTTTACCGCATTGCAACCAATGTCAGCCTGACAAAACTGCGCCGGCGCAAAACCCAGGACACGATATCGCTCGACGAACCGATAAAGGACACCGACGACCTCCAGTTTGACATCCCGGACTCGCAATACACCCCGGAACAGGTGTTTGAACAGAAGCGCCTCCGCGAAAAATTACAGGAAGCGATTGACCGATTGCCCGCTGAATATCGGACGGTGGTTGTGATGCGTGATTTGCAGGGATTGAGTAATGAAGAGGTCAGTAAGACGCTGGGGTTGTCCGTCCCGGCAGTAAAGTCGCGCCTCCATCGGGGCCGAATGGCGTTGCGTGAACAACTGGCGCGCTACCTGTAA
- a CDS encoding cation diffusion facilitator family transporter codes for MAVHNHLSNREGKSLLIALGLNLLFAGAEAVIGFFANSLVLLASALHDAGDAVALAISYLGWRLALLPPNQRRTFGYRKVRILVAFVNALGLVVFTVFVLRAAVLRLLNPEPVTGSLLVVMAVLGIIVNGGAVGVLSRHRHSLNIRAALWHLLDDLLGFISVLVGGVVIHFTGWYFIDPLLSIGVSGLVLFGIWRVFRQSVSILIDATPSDLKFQDVREFILNYSPVISGVHDLHIWTIGEEERALMAHLVVNDGRVSEFHPLLAGLDCALREKFQITHTTFELECGGCKSEENVCIS; via the coding sequence ATGGCGGTTCATAACCACCTATCAAACCGAGAGGGCAAGAGTCTGCTCATCGCGCTGGGTTTGAATTTGCTTTTTGCCGGCGCCGAGGCGGTGATCGGTTTCTTTGCCAATTCACTGGTGCTTCTGGCGAGCGCCCTGCATGATGCCGGCGATGCGGTGGCGCTGGCGATCTCTTACCTGGGCTGGCGCCTGGCGCTTTTACCACCAAATCAGCGGCGCACCTTTGGTTATCGGAAGGTGCGGATTCTTGTGGCGTTTGTCAATGCCCTGGGTTTGGTAGTGTTTACGGTATTTGTGCTCCGGGCGGCGGTTTTGCGGTTGTTAAATCCAGAACCGGTTACAGGTTCGTTGCTGGTGGTGATGGCGGTTCTGGGCATTATTGTCAATGGTGGGGCGGTTGGCGTTTTGTCGCGGCATCGCCATTCGCTGAACATCCGTGCTGCACTGTGGCATCTCCTTGACGACCTTTTGGGGTTTATCAGCGTGTTGGTGGGGGGTGTGGTGATTCACTTTACCGGCTGGTATTTTATCGACCCGCTGCTTTCAATCGGGGTGAGTGGTCTGGTGCTCTTTGGCATCTGGCGGGTGTTTCGCCAGTCGGTAAGCATACTGATCGATGCCACGCCAAGCGACTTGAAGTTTCAAGATGTGCGGGAGTTTATCTTGAACTATTCGCCGGTGATTAGCGGTGTTCACGACCTGCACATCTGGACGATTGGTGAGGAGGAGCGGGCGCTGATGGCGCATCTGGTTGTAAACGATGGGCGGGTGAGCGAATTTCATCCATTGCTTGCTGGTCTGGACTGCGCCCTGCGGGAAAAGTTCCAAATTACCCATACCACCTTTGAACTGGAGTGCGGTGGCTGCAAGTCCGAAGAAAATGTCTGTATCAGTTAG
- a CDS encoding SoxR reducing system RseC family protein: MPAETPQTGSEEPGVVKTIYDDRAEVEVVPSDSCRHCGAAHLCNWSCERTRTIVARNPIGAKPGDRVYIQHEEKERLRSSLLLFGLPALLMIAGVLIGATILNDRAAVILAGIGLLIAIALVRLIERRRAHSGTGLPVITRRAVENQHLGGQDEKNSDSSADCVDCPEHRKGG; the protein is encoded by the coding sequence GTGCCCGCAGAAACTCCGCAGACCGGTTCAGAAGAGCCCGGCGTTGTTAAAACTATTTACGACGACCGGGCTGAGGTTGAAGTTGTCCCTTCAGACTCCTGCCGACACTGTGGTGCGGCTCATCTCTGTAACTGGTCCTGTGAACGCACCCGGACGATTGTTGCCCGCAACCCGATTGGTGCTAAACCGGGTGACAGAGTGTATATCCAGCACGAAGAAAAAGAGCGGCTCCGTTCCAGTCTGTTGCTATTTGGTCTGCCCGCCTTGCTGATGATTGCCGGTGTCCTCATTGGTGCGACCATTTTAAACGACCGCGCCGCGGTAATCCTTGCCGGCATCGGGCTTTTAATTGCCATCGCTCTCGTCCGGCTCATCGAGCGTCGCCGGGCACATTCGGGCACCGGGTTACCAGTAATTACCCGGCGCGCGGTTGAAAATCAACATTTAGGAGGTCAAGATGAAAAAAACTCTGACAGTTCTGCTGATTGTGTTGACTGCCCTGAGCACCGCAAAGGAGGGTAG
- a CDS encoding restriction endonuclease subunit S, with translation MFKEKRDMEQIILNIKFKELGLERELRLDTKYNYFRKELIPTIYPAKKFLRLKEFKGNGTNVIFTSRGTFGVIHFDKKNVNIHAIVELQIDDDKLEKNFLYEYSLTSLYQQQMQYLKWGSTVGGINKNEVEKILFPNITIKEQKDILNKIGPKLSEIRRIEGEIESLQDIIDDVFGKYGYSTKPRLKKEEYIFNNKFENISKTNWLSIRTYLCRFIEEELPTFIKENLKGRYMPFTNYIKRISSGEYIPKKYYSSYDTNFVYLRINNISSNELNLEDLIFLQNTIGEQYKNIAINKNNLILTRSGTVGKCIIFDKEPDDERIFIPSHHLAVLEFNNLGDALFLKYYLQSSFGSDFFWAFSTGKSQKEITNWSIRKLPIPAINRKIQQKIVSEIQQREEKTNQYKEQIKKLRKEIDDLIYQSLQK, from the coding sequence TTGTTTAAGGAAAAGCGTGATATGGAGCAGATAATTTTGAATATAAAATTTAAGGAATTAGGATTGGAAAGAGAATTGAGGCTCGACACAAAGTATAATTACTTCCGTAAAGAATTAATACCCACGATATACCCAGCAAAAAAATTTTTACGATTAAAAGAATTTAAAGGTAACGGTACAAATGTAATTTTTACATCGCGAGGTACTTTTGGGGTAATTCATTTTGATAAAAAAAACGTTAATATCCACGCCATAGTCGAACTGCAAATAGATGATGACAAACTCGAAAAAAATTTCTTATACGAATATTCTCTAACAAGTTTGTATCAACAACAGATGCAATACTTAAAGTGGGGATCAACTGTGGGGGGAATTAATAAAAATGAAGTTGAAAAGATACTTTTTCCCAATATTACAATAAAAGAGCAGAAGGATATTTTAAATAAAATTGGCCCCAAATTGAGTGAAATCAGGAGAATTGAAGGTGAAATCGAGTCTCTTCAAGATATTATCGATGATGTTTTTGGTAAGTATGGCTACTCTACAAAACCTAGATTAAAAAAAGAAGAATATATTTTCAATAATAAGTTTGAAAATATATCAAAAACAAATTGGTTAAGTATTCGAACCTATCTTTGTAGATTTATCGAAGAAGAATTACCAACATTTATAAAAGAAAATTTAAAAGGACGATATATGCCATTTACTAATTATATTAAGAGAATTAGCAGCGGAGAGTACATTCCTAAAAAATATTATTCTTCTTATGATACAAATTTTGTGTATTTAAGGATCAATAATATTTCTTCAAATGAATTAAATTTAGAAGACTTAATATTTTTACAAAATACTATAGGAGAACAATATAAAAATATTGCTATAAATAAAAATAATTTAATTCTGACTCGCTCAGGTACGGTTGGAAAATGTATTATTTTCGACAAAGAACCAGACGATGAGAGAATATTTATCCCGTCTCACCATCTTGCAGTTTTAGAGTTTAATAATTTGGGTGATGCACTCTTTCTAAAATACTATTTACAATCTTCTTTTGGTTCAGATTTCTTTTGGGCGTTCTCAACTGGTAAAAGTCAGAAGGAGATTACTAACTGGTCTATTAGAAAACTTCCTATCCCCGCAATAAATAGGAAAATTCAACAAAAAATTGTTTCGGAAATACAACAGCGGGAAGAAAAGACCAATCAATACAAAGAACAAATCAAAAAGTTAAGAAAAGAAATTGATGATTTAATTTACCAAAGTTTGCAAAAATAA